A section of the Telopea speciosissima isolate NSW1024214 ecotype Mountain lineage chromosome 3, Tspe_v1, whole genome shotgun sequence genome encodes:
- the LOC122653734 gene encoding LRR receptor-like serine/threonine-protein kinase RGI1 — MSMPSSRQLRQQKQPPPSPPCYIYNKIHRTPIFVVAIVVVVSIALAFDVGSSEAVTAGNHEALALLSWIHDSTVSSAFHDWNPQDPNPCKWTYISCSAHGFVTQITIKSIQLALPVPSNLSSFAFLEQLIISDANLTGTIPADIGDFPSLTVLDLSSNSLVGSIPASIGKLRNLQDLILNSNQLTGKIPAEVGNCISLQNLILLDNRLGGSLPPELGKLSSLQVLRAGGNKDIVGKLPEEIGDCGNLTVLGLADTQISGSLPATLGRLSKLQTLSVYTAMLSGKIPAEIGNCSELVNLYLYENSLSGSLPPELGKLGKLERMFLWQNDFVGAIPDEIGNCSSLIMLDLSINSFSGSIPSSIERLSELQELMLSNNNISGSIPSVLSYATNLVQLQLDTNQISGLIPLELGMLTNLNVFFAWQNQLEGSIPSSLENCSSLQLLDLSHNALTGSIPPDLFHLQNLTKLLLISNDISGSIPPEVVNCRSLVRLRLGNNRIGGEIPKQIGGLKSINFLDLSGNRLTGSVPDEIGNCTELQMLDLSSNSLEGDLPNSISSLIAIQVLDVSSNQFTGPIPASIGRLSSLNKLILSRNSFSGSIPPSLGLCSNLQYLDLSSNGLSGHIPTELCQIEGLDIALNLSGNGLTGPIPTQISSLNKLSILDLSHNKLEGDLTPLAGLQNLVSLNISYNNFTGYLPDNKLFRQLSAAELGGNQGLCARGRDSCFLSNVAGMQMTSSDDLARSRKLKLAIALLITLTAVMMVLGTIAVIRARRVIRDDDSEMGGESWPWRFTPFQKLNFTVDQVLRCLVDANVIGKGCSGMVYRADMDNGEVIAVKKLWPTTMAVANDDDRCSVRDSFSAEVKTLGSIRHKNIVRFLGCCWNRNTRLLMYDYMPNGSLGSLLHERNGGCLEWDLRYQIVLGAAQGLAYLHHDCVPPIVHRDIKANNILIGLEFEPYIADFGLAKLVDDGDYARSSNTVAGSYGYIAPEYGYMMKITEKSDVYSYGVVVLEVLTGKQPIDPTIPDGLHVVDWVRQRKGGIEVLDPSLCARPESEVEEMMQALGVALLCVNPSPDERPTMKDVAAMLKEIRHEREEYAKVDALLKGSPVTDRQNNNTGAGPTTSSSTTPKTCSFPQSNNTSFSASSLLYSSSSIAKTLFK; from the exons ATGTCGATGCCCAGCTCGAGGCAACTACGGCAGCAAAaacaaccaccaccatcaccaccctgTTACATCTACAACAAAATTCACAGAACCCCCATCTTCGTCGTTGCCATTGTTGTCGTTGTCTCAATTGCATTAGCATTTGATGTCGGATCATCAGAAGCCGTTACCGCCGGCAACCATGAAGCACTTGCACTGCTCTCATGGATACATGATTCTACTGTATCCTCTGCATTCCACGACTGGAACCCACAAGACCCAAACCCTTGTAAGTGGACTTACATCTCTTGCTCTGCTCATGGCTTCGTCACCCAAATTACTATCAAATCCATCCAGCTCGCCCTGCCTGTCCCTTCCAATCTCTCCTCCTTCGCTTTCCTGGAACAGCTCATTATCTCCGACGCCAACCTTACCGGAACTATCCCCGCTGACATTGGAGACTTCCCTTCACTCACAGTCCTCGACCTCAGCTCCAACAGTCTCGTGGGTAGCATTCCTGCAAGTATCGGTAAGCTCAGGAACCTCCAAGACTTGATTTTGAACTCGAACCAGCTCACAGGCAAGATTCCAGCAGAGGTTGGCAACTGCATTAGCCTTCAAAATCTAATCCTCTTAGATAACCGTCTCGGGGGCTCTCTGCCGCCAGAGCTCGGCAAACTGTCTAGCCTTCAAGTCCTTCGTGCAGGAGGGAACAAAGACATCGTCGGAAAACTCCCAGAGGAAATCGGTGACTGTGGAAACCTGACTGTATTGGGTCTGGCAGATACTCAGATTTCTGGGTCGTTGCCTGCTACATTGGGTAGGCTCAGCAAGCTCCAGACTCTCTCTGTTTACACTGCCATGCTCTCTGGCAAGATTCCGGCGGAGATTGGCAACTGCTCCGAGCTTGTGAATCTGTATCTCTATGAGAACTCTCTCTCTGGTTCGCTTCCGCCGGAGCTCGGCAAGCTTGGGAAGCTGGAGAGGATGTTTCTATGGCAGAACGACTTCGTCGGAGCGATTCCGGATGAGATTGGAAACTGTAGCAGCTTGATTATGCTCGATCTCTCCATCAATTCTTTCTCTGGAAGCATTCCTTCATCTATTGAGCGTCTCTCTGAGCTTCAAGAGCTCATGCTGAGTAACAATAACATCTCTGGTTCGATACCCTCTGTTCTCTCCTATGCTACGAATCTTGTACAGTTGCAACTCGATACTAACCAGATCTCGGGTTTGATCCCACTGGAGCTCGGCATGTTGACGAATCTGAACGTCTTCTTCGCTTGGCAAAACCAGCTTGAGGGTAGCATTCCATCGAGCTTGGAGAATTGTAGTAGCCTTCAATTGCTTGATCTGTCCCACAATGCGCTCACTGGGAGCATTCCACCTGACCTATTTCATCTTCAGAATCTAACTAAGCTTCTCTTGATATCTAATGACATATCTGGTTCGATTCCGCCGGAGGTGGTCAACTGCAGGTCTCTTGTTCGGTTGCGGCTCGGGAACAATAGGATAGGGGGAGAGATCCCAAAGCAGATCGGAGGTCTTAAGAGCATCAATTTCCTCGATCTTTCTGGGAATCGGTTAACTGGGTCTGTCCCAGATGAGATCGGAAACTGTACAGAGTTGCAGATGCTGGATCTCAGTTCCAACTCACTTGAAGGAGATCTGCCCAACTCTATATCCTCTCTCATTGCCATTCAGGTCTTAGATGTTTCCTCAAACCAGTTCACTGGTCCCATTCCAGCAAGCATTGGCCGTCTTTCTTCACTGAATAAGCTCATTCTCAGCAGGAACTCGTTCTCTGGATCAATACCTCCCTCACTCGGCCTCTGTTCAAATCTCCAATATCTTGATCTTAGCAGTAATGGACTCTCTGGCCATATCCCGACTGAATTGTGTCAGATAGAGGGTCTTGACATTGCTCTCAATCTTAGTGGCAATGGGCTTACAGGGCCAATTCCAACCCAGATATCATCACTCAACAAGCTCTCCATCCTTGATCTCTCACATAACAAACTTGAGGGGGACTTGACCCCGCTTGCTGGGCTTCAGAATCTTGTCTCTCTGAATATCTCCTACAACAATTTCACCGGTTATCTTCCTGACAACAAGCTATTCCGACAGTTATCGGCAGCAGAGTTGGGTGGAAATCAAGGCTTGTGTGCTAGGGGCCGGGACTCTTGTTTCTTGAGCAATGTTGCTGGGATGCAAATGACAAGCAGCGATGACTTGGCTCGATCACGAAAGCTTAAGTTGGCAATTGCATTGCTGATCACATTGACAGCGGTGATGATGGTTCTTGGAACAATTGCAGTGATTCGAGCTCGTAGAGTCATCAGAGATGATGATTCGGAGATGGGGGGAGAGTCTTGGCCTTGGCGATTCACTCCATTCCAGAAGCTGAACTTCACTGTTGATCAAGTATTGAGATGCCTTGTGGATGCCAATGTGATTGGGAAGGGCTGTTCTGGAATGGTATATCGAGCAGATATGGACAATGGTGAAGTAATTGCAGTGAAGAAGCTGTGGCCAACTACAATGGCTGTGGCCAATGATGATGACAGGTGCAGTGTTCGCGACTCATTTTCGGCAGAGGTGAAGACATTGGGCTCTATCCGTCACAAGAACATTGTTAGGTTTTTGGGTTGCTGCTGGAATCGAAACACAAGACTGCTAATGTATGATTACATGCCCAATGGGAGCTTGGGTAGCCTCCTCCATGAGAGGAATGGTGGTTGCTTGGAGTGGGATTTGAGGTACCAGATTGTGCTGGGAGCTGCACAAGGCCTGGCTTACTTACACCATGATTGTGTCCCTCCCATTGTTCACAGGGACATCAAAGCCAACAACATCCTCATTGGTCTTGAATTCGAGCCATACATTGCTGATTTTGGCCTGGCTAAGCTTGTCGATGACGGAGATTACGCCCGGTCATCCAATACAGTTGCTGGTTCATATGGGTACATTGCTCCTG AGTATGGATACATGATGAAGATCACAGAAAAGAGTGATGTCTACAGTTATGGTGTTGTTGTACTGGAAGTGTTAACAGGGAAGCAACCCATTGATCCAACAATACCAGATGGGCTCCATGTAGTAGACTGGGTCAgacaaaggaagggaggaaTTGAGGTTCTTGACCCGAGTCTATGTGCTCGGCCTGAGTCAgaggtggaggagatgatgcagGCATTGGGTGTGGCCTTATTATGTGTAAATCCTTCCCCAGATGAAAGGCCAACCATGAAAGATGTAGCAGCCATGCTCAAGGAAATCAGGCACGAGAGAGAGGAGTATGCAAAGGTGGATGCACTCCTCAAAGGATCTCCTGTGACCGATCGCCAAAATAACAACACTGGAGCAGGTCCAACAACTTCATCATCCACCACACCGAAGACTTGCTCTTTCCCACAAAGCAACAACACCAGCTTCTCTGCATCCTCACTCCTGtactcatcttcctcaatcgCCAAAACGCTCTTCAAGTGA